In Tenrec ecaudatus isolate mTenEca1 chromosome 4, mTenEca1.hap1, whole genome shotgun sequence, a single window of DNA contains:
- the TRIM42 gene encoding tripartite motif-containing protein 42: METAMCVCSPCCTWQRCCPRLCSCLCCKFLFTSERNCTCFPCPYKDERNCQCCHCTCAENPNCHWCCCSWANDPNCKCCCTTTSNLMCHYYESRCCRNATITFKRGRLKSIRTSSKTALHFGSSDSQTDLVKQVPGKSHLVDHLTCPMCNRLRLHSFMLPCNHCLCEKCLRQLQKTAEVTENFFILICPMCNRSHCMPYSNKMQLPENYLRGRLTKRYMQEHGYLKWRFDRSSGPIQCQVCRTRRIAHKRCLTCRLNLCNECLKTFHSDAAMQDHIFVDTSVEDQDEKICIHHPSSRIIEYCRNDNELLCYFCKTALHNGHDTVSLIDACSERAAALFSAIAKFKAVRYEIDNDLMEFNILKNSFKADKELKRKEIRNGFLKLRSILQEKEKIIMEQIENLEVSRQKEIEKYVYVTSMKVNEMDGLIAYSKEALKETSQVAFLQSAKILVDQIEDGIQSTYRPDPQLRLHSLHCLPLDFAELSSAIHELFPSGPKKVCSSGDSLHIPYPVHSEMMITRKVTFSTHSLANQQIYQRSSSLISLNNFCEKNKGGLEAYGRAQSAAPAKPVDGLYTYWSAAPESQPVQNSSSVHNWYSFNDGSTKTPGPLVIYQTLVYPRAAKVYWTCPTEDVDSFEMEFYEIITTSSNDVQTELCGQIRDIMQQNLELHNLTPNTEYLFKVRAINENGPGQWSDICKVVTPDGRGKNRAKWGLLKNIQSALQKRF; this comes from the exons ATGGAGACTGCTATGTGTGTTTGCTCTCCATGTTGTACATGGCAGAGATGTTGTCCTCGACTATGCTCCTGTCTGTGCTGCAAGTTCCTCTTCACCTCGGAGAGGAACTGCACCTGCTTCCCTTGCCCCTACAAAGATGAGCGGAACTGCCAATGCTGCCACTGCACCTGCGCCGAGAACCCCAACTGCCACTGGTGCTGCTGCTCTTGGGCCAACGACCCCAACTGCAAATGCTGCTGCACAACCACCAGCAACCTTATGTGCCACTACTATGAGAGCCGCTGCTGCCGCAATGCCACCATCACGTTCAAGAGGGGCCGCCTCAAGAGCATCCGCACCTC TTCTAAGACCGCCTTGCACTTTGGGAGCAGCGATTCCCAGACCGACCTTGTGAAACAGGTGCCAGGAAAAAGCCACCTGGTCGACCATCTCACCTGCCCCATGTGCAACCGGCTGCGCCTGCACTCCTTCATGCTGCCCTGCAACCATTGCCTGTGTGAGAAATGCCTGCGGCAGCTGCAGAAGACGGCGGAGGTCACCGAGAACTTCTTCATCCTGATCTGCCCCATGTGCAACCGCTCGCACTGCATGCCCTACAGCAACAAGATGCAGCTTCCCGAGAACTACCTGCGCGGGCGCCTCACTAAGCGCTACATGCAGGAGCACGGCTACCTTAAGTGGCGTTTCGACCGGTCCAGCGGACCCATCCAATGCCAAGTCTGCCGCACCCGGCGCATCGCCCACAAACGCTGCCTCACCTGCCGCCTCAACCTGTGCAACGAATGCCTAAAGACCTTCCATTCGGACGCGGCCATGCAGGACCACATCTTCGTGGACACCAGCGTGGAAGACCAGGACGAGAAGATCTGCATCCACCACCCATCCAGCCGCATCATCGAGTACTGCCGCAACGACAACGAGCTGCTCTGCTACTTCTGCAAGACTGCCTTACACAACGGCCACGACACCGTCAGCCTGATCGATGCCTGCTCCGAGAGGGCCGCTGCGCTCTTTAGTGCCATCGCCAAGTTCAAAGCAG TTCGATATGAAATTGATAATGACCTCATGgaattcaacattttaaaaaacagcttTAAAGCTGACAAAGAGTTAAAGCGAAAGGAGATCAGAAATGGATTCCTCAAACTGCGCAgcattcttcaggagaaagagaaaatcaTCATGGAACAGATAGAAAACCTGGAAGTGTCCAGGCAGAAAGAGATTGAGAAGTATGTGTATGTCACAAGCATGAAAGTGAATGAAATGGACGGCCTCATTGCCTACTCTAAGGAGGCGCTGAAGGAGACCAGCCAAGTGGCATTCTTGCAGTCTGCCAAGATCCTGGTGGACCAGATTGAAGATGGCATCCAGAGCACCTACAGGCCTGACCCCCAGCTGCGGCTGCACTCCTTGCACTGCCTGCCCTTGGACTTTGCGGAGCTCTCCAGCGCCATCCATGAGCTCTTTCCCTCAGGACCCAAGAAGGTGTGCTCCTCGGGGGACTCCCTGCACATCCCCTACCCTGTGCATTCAGAAATGATGATTACTAGGAAGGTTACCTTCAGCACCCACAGTTTAGCCAACCAGCAGATATACCAGCGGAGCTCCTCCTTAATATCCCTCAACAACTTCTGTGAGAAGAACAAGGGTGGGCTGGAGGCCTATGGGCGAGCCCAGTCTGCTGCCCCCGCTAAACCTGTCGACGGCCTGTATACCTACTGGAGTGCAGCCCCAGAAAGCCAGCCCGTGCAGAACAGCAGCAGCGTCCACAACTGGTACTCATTCAATGATGGCTCTACGAAGACGCCAGGCCCACTTGTTATCTACCAGACTTTGGTATATCCAAGAGCAGCTAAG GTTTACTGGACGTGCCCAACAGAAGATGTGGACTCTTTTGAGATGGAATTTTATGAAATCATCACTACCTCCTCTAATGATGTGCAGACAGAGCTCTGTGGGCAGATTCGGGACATCATGCAGCAGAACCTGGAGCTGCATAACTTGACTCCCAACACTGAATATCTGTTTAAAGTTAGAGCCATCAATGAGAACGGGCCTGGGCAGTGGAGTGACATCTGCAAG